A genomic window from Arthrobacter globiformis includes:
- a CDS encoding DUF485 domain-containing protein, translating to MGNDARTQDAAASVDFEEVQATQQFKDLRKRHRSFVFPMAVGFLLWYFAYVILAAYAVDFMSTKVWGNINVGIIMGLLQFVTTFAITGWYVSYSNRRLDPIAADIRHGIEGHEYDKSGNSALGGGAK from the coding sequence ATGGGTAACGATGCCCGAACCCAGGACGCGGCGGCGTCCGTGGACTTCGAGGAAGTCCAGGCCACGCAGCAGTTCAAGGACCTGCGCAAACGCCACCGCAGCTTTGTGTTTCCGATGGCCGTCGGGTTTCTGCTCTGGTACTTCGCGTACGTCATCCTTGCCGCCTACGCCGTGGACTTCATGTCCACCAAGGTGTGGGGCAACATCAACGTGGGCATCATTATGGGGCTGCTGCAGTTCGTGACCACGTTCGCCATCACCGGCTGGTACGTCAGCTACTCGAACCGGCGCCTGGATCCGATCGCCGCGGACATCCGGCACGGCATTGAAGGCCACGAGTATGACAAATCCGGCAACAGCGCATTGGGCGGAGGGGCAAAGTGA
- a CDS encoding solute symporter family protein has translation MGIFALFVAVTMVIVLRASRNNKTAADYYAAGRSFTGSQNGTAIAGDYLSAASFLGITGAIAVNGYDGFMYSIGFLVAWLVALLLVAELLRNTGKFTMADVLSFRLKQRPVRIAAAISTLAVCFFYLLAQMAGAGSLISLLLGISDWGGQALVIIVVGALMIMYVLIGGMKGTTWVQIIKAILLIAGAAVMTLWVLAIYGFNLSSLLGGAVDAANNPAVLNPGLQYGKTETSKLDFMSLGLALVLGTAALPHVLMRFYTVPTAKEARKSVVWSIWLIGLFYIFTLVLGYGAAALVGADTIKGAPGGVNSAAPLLAFHLGGPLLLGFISAVAFATILAVVAGLTITAAASFAHDIYANVIAKGKADADTEVKVARRTVIVIGILAILGGILANGQNVAFLVALAFAVAASANLPTIIYSLFWRRFTTQGATWSMYGGLASAIILIALSPVVSGTATSMIKGANFAVFPLSNPGIVSIPLAFLLGWLGTVLDKRQEDRGKQAEMEVRSLTGIGAEKAVEH, from the coding sequence ATGGGCATCTTCGCCCTGTTCGTCGCCGTCACCATGGTCATCGTTCTCCGGGCCAGCCGGAACAACAAGACGGCGGCCGACTACTATGCCGCCGGCCGTTCCTTCACTGGCTCGCAGAACGGCACCGCCATCGCGGGCGACTACCTGTCGGCGGCCTCCTTCCTGGGCATCACCGGCGCCATCGCCGTCAACGGCTACGACGGCTTCATGTACTCCATCGGCTTCCTGGTCGCCTGGCTCGTGGCGCTCCTGCTGGTGGCGGAACTGCTCCGGAACACCGGCAAGTTCACCATGGCCGACGTCCTTTCGTTCCGTCTCAAACAGCGTCCGGTGCGCATCGCGGCCGCCATCTCCACGCTGGCCGTCTGCTTCTTCTACCTCCTGGCCCAGATGGCCGGCGCCGGAAGCCTGATCTCGCTCCTGCTCGGCATCAGTGACTGGGGCGGACAGGCCCTGGTGATCATCGTCGTCGGTGCGCTGATGATCATGTACGTCCTGATCGGCGGCATGAAGGGCACCACCTGGGTGCAGATCATCAAGGCCATCCTGCTCATCGCCGGTGCCGCCGTCATGACGCTCTGGGTTTTGGCCATCTACGGGTTCAACCTTTCCAGCCTGCTGGGCGGCGCGGTAGACGCGGCCAACAACCCGGCTGTGCTCAACCCCGGCCTGCAGTACGGAAAGACGGAAACCTCCAAGCTGGACTTCATGTCCCTGGGCCTTGCCCTGGTGCTGGGGACGGCCGCCCTGCCGCACGTGCTGATGCGCTTCTACACGGTGCCCACCGCCAAGGAAGCCCGCAAATCGGTTGTGTGGTCCATCTGGCTGATCGGGCTGTTCTACATCTTCACCCTGGTCCTCGGCTACGGCGCCGCCGCACTGGTGGGGGCGGACACCATCAAGGGCGCCCCGGGCGGCGTCAACTCCGCGGCGCCGCTGCTGGCCTTCCACCTGGGCGGCCCGCTGCTGCTGGGCTTCATCTCGGCCGTGGCTTTCGCCACGATCCTCGCCGTGGTGGCCGGCCTCACGATCACCGCCGCCGCCTCGTTCGCCCATGACATCTATGCCAACGTCATCGCGAAGGGAAAGGCCGACGCCGACACGGAAGTTAAGGTGGCCCGCCGCACTGTGATTGTGATTGGCATCCTCGCCATCCTGGGCGGAATCTTGGCCAACGGCCAGAACGTGGCGTTCCTGGTGGCCCTGGCGTTCGCCGTGGCGGCCTCTGCCAACCTGCCCACCATCATCTACTCCCTGTTCTGGCGCCGGTTCACCACGCAGGGCGCCACGTGGAGCATGTACGGCGGGCTCGCGTCGGCCATCATCCTGATCGCGCTCTCCCCGGTGGTGTCGGGCACTGCGACCTCCATGATCAAGGGCGCCAACTTCGCTGTCTTCCCGCTCAGCAATCCCGGCATCGTGTCCATCCCGCTGGCCTTCCTGCTGGGCTGGCTCGGCACGGTGCTGGACAAGAGGCAGGAGGACCGCGGCAAGCAGGCCGAAATGGAAGTCCGGTCACTGACCGGGATCGGCGCCGAGAAGGCGGTGGAGCACTAG